Below is a genomic region from Molothrus aeneus isolate 106 chromosome 5, BPBGC_Maene_1.0, whole genome shotgun sequence.
GAATTGCTTCACAAAATGGTTTTACCTTCCTCGTGTAGATCTATCTAAGAATCCTCTGAAATAAACTCTAGTGTGTTTAGCCTTCTAAAACTGTCCTGGTGAAGTTTCTGTAACTAGAGAAAACTAGTTTCTCATTCAAATTCCATAGAATCTTTATCCAGCTCCAAGTATTTGCTGATCAAAACACCACAGGCATTTTCTCCAGTAAGAGTTTTCTGTACTACATTTCAGTTCAAAATTCTATTGATAGCCTTGCTTAGAATGTTTTAAagaaaggtggttttttttttttattggccTTTTTTGCCAGATCTCTGTCCTTCAGAAGAATCTCAACTTTTTGCTCAGAGTTTCTGAAAGGTCAGTCAGCAGATCCATCCTGGAaaaaaacacagtgaaaatgTTAGATTAAGAGCCCAGTAAGTGAAAGCATGATGGCTTTCATGTCCATGGTCCTCACATGATAAAATCTTCAAAACCACTACTTTCAGAAGTGGGATAGGAAAGTAGAGGCATAACAAAATGTCTGACTGGCCTCCTGACAGTGGAACAGAAAAATTCTGTGCTGAATCAGGATTACTGATTTCAAGTACAAATGAAAGTCACTTCTTATGGGCTTTCAGTATGGAAGAGAAATATAGTCTTAAGCAAACTACTTTTATGAATGGAAGAAagtcttttcctctttctctttttctccccgACGTGGCCGCCTTTGGTCAGCTGGTGGAGCAGCAGTGACATACTGTGGCTGATTTTATAAATCACAATTCTCTGTCCAGGAGGATGTGCTCCATGGCTTTGTATATTTGGAGACATTAAGAAATAGGACCCCTTTTAAATCAATATTACCATAAAGTAGAtataaaacataataaaatacaCACTTTTTCAGTTGAAATACTGTATATTTAGGACAAAATCAAGTGTAATGAGCAGTGaagtttttgatatttttatcatCAAATTATCATAAAGTGTTGTGTTAACAGTATTTTGCTTGTCTGTGCACtcagcaaaatgtttttttctcttctaccCCTGTTATACCTCATTGCCTACCCCCAGGCCAGACTGCATgaattctgccaggaaaaatcCAGTGATAATAGCCAGTAATGAATCAGAAAACTGTGAAGGAATAAAAGAACCAGTATTTGATGTTGTGAAAGAAACTGCAGGATTGAAAGATGGAAGTGGTTGTTCCTTTCTGGCACTATTTGAAGAAGAGAGTCAACCAATCCATAATAATCCTTCCACAAAGcattttaatcctttttctAACCAAAGcaataatgacatttttttcactgtACCTGATGTTCAAAATCAAATTACCAACAGAAATTATTCTTGTGACACTAGAAGGGTTTATCCTGCAATCAATGCAAAAGGAGATTCTGCAGACAGACACCTTGAAGGCATTTTCACAGCTCCAGAACAGGTTTTCCTTAAAAGTAATAATGTGTCAAGTACAAGTTACAAGGAAACAAGTGCACTTCATAAAACACACCGGCAGAACTGTCATGAGGGACAGCACTACTTCATGCCCTgtgaacagaaagaaagaagagcaaaCCTTGAAAAAATTGGTGCGTGTCATATTTTAAGGACGTGTATTCTGggttttattctccttttaaaGATATATGTTCTTATAACCAGAGATGTATCTGCCCCAACTGAAAACATCATGAATCTTCAGAATGCAGTCACATAATTTTAAAACCcactatttaaattattttaaaaacttgacAGAAACTTTTATATTAATTGTATTTATTCTATTGCATTTCAAAATCAaggtttactttttttttaattttagagacATTTGCTTATTACCATGATCAGCAGAATATCTTAAAGGAGAATGTGCAGaattattcaagaaaaaaaaggtgagtGTCATGGAAATTACCAATCTATTAACCAGTGATAACTGCAGAGACTTTGCTGAATTGGAGAAATCCTGCTAAGAGCACAAGAAGGCAAAATTCTAAACAGTATTGCTGAGGACTCAATTTTCTTAGTGAAAATAGTACTGTACAATGTGAATAAATCTATGCACGGGAAAGCCCATTATGCCTCTGTGTATCTGCCCATAATAAGACAGAAATGCTGCTTCATGGGGCAGTTTGGAGATCCTGAAGTGAAGCTGTTGATCTGGCTTGTCCTCTAAAATACTCTGTCTCATTCCACTGGCTACAGAGCAAGTAGGTGTCTCCTCTGGGCTATGTGAGTCCTCTGTGTTTTACTAAAGACTTGTTTTTCAAAGACTGATACATAGTACCTTCCATTTTACAAAACAGCACTATCTTCTGTTATTGCTTCAATTCCATTTTGCATTTCAACTGAAATGAACTTTATGAAAAACATATTCTTGGTGTTAAATCTCAGGTTCAGAGATAAGTCCAGTGATCTCAGTAGTGGGAAGGATTTAATGGTTACTGAAGACAAAGTAAAAATTGAAAAGTCACCAGTAAGGAATTTaactcagaaagaaaataaaaatactgggGAAAAATCACTTACCAGAGAACTTGTGTTTGCCTTTCTCAGTGATGACAAGTCTGTGAAAGAAACAGCCTGGAATCAGAACCATGTCTTTGTGTTTGAAGAGGTAACTTTTAAAAAGATGTCTTTTTTTGTCAAACCCTCTGTTTGCATGATTCATTTGAGGTGGAGAAGGATTGTCCACAACAGTTAGAAATTGAATATAGCTTCACTGAATTAACTACCATGGAAGCTTCTTTTCCATCATGGTTTATATGAGGAATTCAGAAAGAACTGCTGCTAGTGATGTGGTTCAGACAGACAGGTCCACAGTTCACATGGTTTCATTCACACCTTGGCTGATGCCTGAAAGACATTGGGTAAGTTACCCATCAACACTTACGGTCACAttctgcaggcagtgcccagaCATTTATATGCAGGATGCTTCAGTATTATAAAGGAGCTTTGTGCCAGCATACATATAAAAAGTGTTTCAGATGTCTTGCCTGTAGAAGCCTGTAGAAGCTACATACGGTACTACTCAGGGGTAAAAGTACCTCTTAAGATAATTTGTGGTATGGTGCAGTGACTCTTTATGTAATACAGAAACTGAATGTTCCTCTCTAAACCTGAGATGCTGATCCAGCTGAACACTCACTATTAATAccttattatttttaacagttCACAACAGCACAAGAGAAAGGGTATAAGTTTGGACTGAGTTCATATCTTCATGAGATGGGTTAGTATTATTTATACATtatcacttaaaaatattttctctacaTGTGAAACTGAAACAGTTACTTTTAAAGCCAGGGAGAAAGATCTTTTTAGGATGTTAATTTTGATAAGGGCTTGTATATCTGATTCACACAGCACTGTAAAAAGACAACTAGCATTACCAGGTAACTAAGAATTAGTTGTGCTTGCTTTTCCTTGAAGAGTTATTCTCTTCCAATAGACTATATGCTGTCACTCCATGTGTGGACAGAAGGAGGGGGAGTAAGTGAGGTAATCCTACATCCTTCCTGCTCACTCAGTAGCTGtagggtcagggtgctggctgCATTTCAGAGAAGAGGATCTCTCAAGGGCCTCCAAGAAAGAAATATGTAACTTGTATGGCAGCCAGTGTGCACATGGAGTCTGCTGTGCTCTTGTGCAGACTCTGCTCTCCAGAGTCCCACCTCTTTTTGGGTAGCCCAGTTCTGCTGCTGATTAACAGCACAGCTGAGGCTTTGGGGGCCCCATCTCACAACCTCTGTTAAGATGTGTTGACCTGAGAAGAGTTGCTGAGAACAAGATTGACCTTGCTaacattttgttctttaaaCAGTATCTTAAACCTGCATCAGAAATAGTAATGTTTAATTCTACAAGCTGTACTTGAGAGTTGGGTCTTTGGGGATTGTTCTGTGAgtaaccttttctttctttttcatctaATTTTTCAAGATGTGGACTCACCACTCAGCAGCCAGTCTTACAGTTACTCTCCAAGGCAGACTGAGAGCTATTTGAGCTCTAGTCCTGACACAGTGAGTAAATCCTTGTGGGCTGGCAGGGTTTTATTTGAATCATATTTCTATGCCCGAGTGCACCTAAGGGTGGATGTAGCTGGaatctcattttgttttgtacGAGGTAACTTCATGTGTGATGAGGACAAGAAATTATGACCTGTAAATTTTCATAAGTAATTTGACAGAcatgtggtctgttctcttgaTAATGGCTGGCCTTGTGGAATTATATTGCATGACTGTGGGAAGATGCTAAGCAATGTTCTATGCTCTTCCTGTATGTATAGCTGCCTTACATTACATGCCTGTAAAGCAGAATGATTTGATGCACTGTGTTTTCAGTCATTCTTGAACACAAAAATGCCATGGTGTGAGATTATAAATTGCATGGGAGAGTGGAGGTCTGCATTGGCCACCTTCTCTTCACCAAGAGCCGTCCttggaaaaggaacaaaacaacccacaaaCAACCAAAAGCAGACAGTTCTGgcctttctgtttatttcactTAGCTATTAGCAAGTCATTACTTTAGTCCTTAGTTACTGAACTATTTGAACAGTTACAATTGTACAATTCTGTTCAAACAGTCTGAAGAGGAAGACACAGCCAAAAAGAAGGAATATCTGAATGAACAGCCCTTGAAGGCACATGGTGCCAACCTGTTCTCAGCCTCAGTGAGCAGAGAGGCCCCCAAGAGCTCTCACACCCGAAGTGTGGGTATGAAGCCCAGCAGTACTTTGGCTAGTAAAGAAGCTAACAATCTTCAGGAGAAAGACTCCAATTTTTGTGccacagaggaggaaaataaaacccacccagctctgtctcagggCCCATGGCACCACACCTTTCAGAGGGAGCATGTCGGTAGCAGCACCAGGTGCGATGTTTGGTCGCAGACCGAGGGCTCTGTGACCGTAGAGAAGGTGGACGTGGGCACCCAGTGTGGCACCCTGAGggtgtgcagctgtgggggatCGCTCCCCGCTGCCCGCAGCCCggcaggagagcagcaatgGCCAGTGCGGGACGGGCAGCAGCCCGCGGGCGCCGGCGGCGCGGCCGGGACCAACGCCTTCTCTGCTGAGGCCGAGTACCTGAGTTTGCCTGGCAGGAGGACTCTAGAGGTGCTGAACTACATTGATAAAATGAAGGACAGAGAGAAGCAGTGATCAACTATAATGGCATGTTAGGAACACAGTAGTTTTGTCCTGTTCTCAGTGTGTTTCATTCAGTTGGCATATTCTGATTTTTCTAGCATGGTTAGGCAAAAGATACTTTtactgtttgtttgctttaactATCAGTAATTATGGGTTTCTGTACCTACTGCTATCTCAAAGTACGGGTTTCTATAGATATCCAACTATTAACAACGGATTTTACAATAGCCTAGTAAATAACAACATTGGGAATTATAGTTTTCCCCACCATGTATCTGTAGGATTCTGTAGTTTAGAATTGATTGACTATGTTTCTTTTAAGGTAATAGGAAGATGTTGTTCTActtcaaaaaatatttagtgTGGCTCTGAGTTCAGAGCCATTGTCTGATTCTCACccattttaacagaaaaactTGCCTTTGTCATATGTTCATACTAAACACAAAAATaggaaacaacagaaaatttaCATCTGTACACATAGAAtagaatgtaatttaaaaatatctaatttattaaattcttttaaatgctctttttttttcctgcagcagatCCAGTCATTCATTTTCTGGCTGTTAATCTAAAAAAATCTGTCATGTGTTTCTGTATTCTGTCTGCAAACTGAAAATCTGAACTACTTGCATCTTCATTTCAGTATTTGTGTAAAGCTACAAATACAGCAAATAAAAGTTTCTGATAATATTGTTTCTAGGTTATGTTCTTGGCTTCTAAAAAGTTCCTGGTAAAGGTGTCTGTTACCAACATCTCCTTACAGATCCTACAGATCCATACACCTTCAATCCTATATAGATATCTCTCTATCTTAactctgtgtatgtgtgtgtacatatatatatacatataatatgtgtatatatagaaATGCCTGTGCTGGCATTGGCCAGCTGGCTCCTTGCAGGGCTCCTCTTCTTCTGGGCTTGGGCAAAAGCTGTGCTGGAGACTCCTTAAACAGGAGATTTGCTTCTATAAGGTTATTATGTTGTGTTTTCCCCTTAGAGTCTGCTGTTAAAAGATTCCCTGCCCTTATTCCCACCAGGTCAGGGGTTTTTCTATGCTTTGTAGAAGGGGTGAGTGTCACCCAGCCTAGATGAGACTTGTCACCATTCTTTGTCTCTGTTCTCATCATCAAACAAGtggctggttttgctgctggttggttgttttttttttttttttgaagctaagtctcatttttaaaagaaggtCTACATTGCTCAACAGTTTGCAGGTTTATGGCtgtgctgttttttaaaatagcagCTCAGAAATTTCAGTGGACTGTTCTgtacttggaagaaaatagcaCTGTCTTTTATATGTATAAATTGCATACATAGGAAGTGGTTTGCACAGCCAGACTTCTAAACCATGTAACTATCACTTAGCCAATTCACTGCCCACTTCCTAAGGCTTGACAcaagcagattttcttttttaggttGCCTCAATTTGTTGTCAAAGCAAACTCcctagtaattttttttaaactgcaatATTCATCTTCTTCACAGGAGATATAATTTATTTGAATAACAGCTATGATTTTCTGAAAGCTCAGCTGTTAGCCATGGTTTCTAAAGCATAGATTTTCACTCAGTGTGACAAAGTCAATTCAGATTGTGCCACACCAGCAGTGGCCCATGCTGGCTTGAATGTTGCTTTCCCAACAGTCCCTCACACCTGGTACATACCTGTGAGTCCTTCCAGTCGTGTTTGTCCAGCTTCCCAGCCTCCCCCACAACTGATGTGTCCCCAGGCACTTGGCCTGCCAGCCTGCAATACACTGTGGCACATAATAGCTAAAAGCTCCAGCACTGTATGCTTTAGAGGGGTTTTATTACTGCAGCAGATGTAAAATTGGCCAAAGAGTTCTTTGGTGTCTGGGTTAGAGAGGTGCTGGTGGCCCAGACAGAGATGAACTGCCATTAACTTGCAGTGGAAGTTCTGCTCCTGGTTTCTCTCTGATGGTGGCATTGTTTGCTGGGACTCTTAAACTGTGGTTAGTTTTACACTGAAGCGAGCTACCCACGTTCAGGCAGATACTCCAGATCTGCAGAGCTGGCCTCTGAGCCAACATATTCCCAGTCTGTGCCTATGAATCTAAGGGACAAAGAAGGCAGGTTGGCACTTAGGTGGGAAAAGAGGGGCAGTTGCACCATATGGATGTATGTGGGGGGGGGTTTCAAATGCTCTTTATTAAGTTATTCCTCATATTTATCATCGTTAAAAGCCACTCAGTGGGTATCACTTATTTTCACTCCAGCCACTGATATAGAAAATCTCACAATCTGTCCAGTCCCAGCCAGGTTTCAGCCTGGACTGCACTGAAATTCCACTGCTCAGTGCCAGAAACTCACCCTCTGACTGACTGTACATAAGACCTGCATGTATGTCTATAATGCAATAATTCACCATTTGGGATATCAATCACTGTAGATAATCATGTTTCAAAGCCTTTGGATGAGAGTATATAAATTCAAATTACATTCCCATTTTTACCTGTAATTGCATAGCaatcagaagaaagaaaactatCTTTGTAGTGGTTTGTGTGCTGGCAATGATGACAAATAAGGCTGCATGCTCTTTATAGCCACTAGAGAAGTATTTTAAAGTAGTTGCATTACTATTATTGCAATTAAAGAGACTTGTGCTTTCTCCTTAGCTCAGCACCAGTCTGCCCCTCTGTTAGTACTCTGTTAGAGTACTTTCTTTCCCTTGATTATTTTGTGACTTCAGGGAAGAGCTGAGTTTGGTTTAATGGCAAGTAGTGACCTCAAACTGTGCTTTCTTCAGCTGATAATTCAGCAGCAGTAATGATTGTCATCTAACTAAATGTAATGATTGTCATGTCACTGAATGTAATGATTTCCATCTCTCTAAATGCATTCAGGCCCCACCAGCTTTCTCTGAGGCAATAGCCTAGGCAGAGGCACCCCTGTTTCATCCATGCCATTCTTCCTGGCAGCATGCTGAGCCTCCAGGGAGGCCATGGAAATGCACATGTTTTTAACTGTTTGGTAAGCATCAATTGTAAGTAGAATTTTGTTGGGGAAAAGGACAGAAGGGTACCTGTAATTAAGCAAAAACCCGGGAGCTTATTGGTGGCAGTCAAATACTTCTAAACACAGATGGAAAGGCTCTCACTGAAAATACTACCATAAGTTTCAGTCAGAATCAGTTTTAATATACAGCTCATAACTTAATTTCCCTCCAAAATCAGCTCTAATGACAGTAACCTGCAAGGTAAGATTTTCTGGGCAAGCACCAAGAGAAGTTTGGTCATTAATGGACCAGTTTGTTGCTGGATGTTCTGCCAAGAGCCTCCACAAATGTAGaaattcttatttcattttcatgaagGATTATCATTATAGGAAATGAGAGGCTTAAGTCTTCATACAAGTAATTATTTCTCTGGTAGAAACTGTGAATTGGCTTTTCAAGGGTTTTAACAGATAGCAGATTGAGGGAGGATGAGGTTTCCTGGAAAAAACATTTAACTCTGCATTCAGTGCCTTCTCTGTCCTCATGAAAGTCAATGACCTTTCTGCAATGCTTCTTCAGCCTGTTCTCCTGACAGCCTCTCAGAGGTTAGAGGTGACAATCCCAGTCACCCAAACCAGAGCTTGCTTCTCCAGGCTGGTGATGGGGAGCTCCAGCCAGGTCTCCTGACTCTCTGAGCTGAATGCTGAACGTGTCCCCCTCTCCAAGCATTCTGCAGTGACTGCACACCCTGATGGTGCTTGCTCT
It encodes:
- the REDIC1 gene encoding regulator of DNA class I crossover intermediates 1, coding for MKLLEVSSPKSSAVSLDLLNLYVVNQISTKKENTESVRKPVHIDITEDEKKPIRRHNLELPMSPLRTQHKSNLDDLQSRLQKQVLESRRQHLSEKVKYQHKLIPQVMELGYVDSSTENEDNLARVFSACPLPSSIFQFPYCTQLSEENFNTKLMGNVWEQIYEKKLQNQPGNSFDRDPWNTNPPSQCIFRKSDTVSQELFKPFDRPDCMNSARKNPVIIASNESENCEGIKEPVFDVVKETAGLKDGSGCSFLALFEEESQPIHNNPSTKHFNPFSNQSNNDIFFTVPDVQNQITNRNYSCDTRRVYPAINAKGDSADRHLEGIFTAPEQVFLKSNNVSSTSYKETSALHKTHRQNCHEGQHYFMPCEQKERRANLEKIETFAYYHDQQNILKENVQNYSRKKSDDKSVKETAWNQNHVFVFEEFTTAQEKGYKFGLSSYLHEMELDVDSPLSSQSYSYSPRQTESYLSSSPDTSEEEDTAKKKEYLNEQPLKAHGANLFSASVSREAPKSSHTRSVGMKPSSTLASKEANNLQEKDSNFCATEEENKTHPALSQGPWHHTFQREHVGSSTRCDVWSQTEGSVTVEKVDVGTQCGTLRVCSCGGSLPAARSPAGEQQWPVRDGQQPAGAGGAAGTNAFSAEAEYLSLPGRRTLEVLNYIDKMKDREKQ